AGATCCGGGCTATCGCACGAGAGGGGGAGAGGTCTCTCCTGCGAATATGCCAGTCGTCTCGGAGCATGCTCTCCCTTGGATGGGGATATCGACAGAGCCGGGTTCTCGACAGTTATTTATGCTGATCTGCAGGATAAACCCTATATGCGCCATTTCTTGGAGTGGTTCGAGCGTTTCATGTACATCTCGCTCATCGTATTCCTGATCGTGGTACTCGTCTTCACGCTCCTCGAACTGGGGTGGCTGATGGCCATAGGGCTGTTTCTGGTCTCTGCCTTCCGGCTGGAGAACCAGGAGGTGCTCGAATTGTTCGGCTACTTCCTGCTGATCCTCATCGGCCTGGAACTGCTGCAGACGATAAAAGTATACCTGGAGAGACGGGAGTTCCACGTCGAGATCATCATCCTCGTCGCCATCATCGCCATCGCAAGAAAGGTCATCCTCCTGGGTACGGAAACCTCTGGCGAGCTCATCGGCATCGCGCTGGTCATCATCGCCCTCTGCGGCGGTTATTACCTCATACGCCGGGCAGGAATACCGTATCCTTTCTCGCAAGACAGCGGGGCAGTCTCATCCGAGCGGCGAGAATAGCCGGGATACGGACTCCTTGATCCGGATCCAGCGGGACCGCTCTGC
This genomic interval from Methanomicrobiales archaeon contains the following:
- a CDS encoding phosphate-starvation-inducible PsiE family protein; this encodes MRHFLEWFERFMYISLIVFLIVVLVFTLLELGWLMAIGLFLVSAFRLENQEVLELFGYFLLILIGLELLQTIKVYLERREFHVEIIILVAIIAIARKVILLGTETSGELIGIALVIIALCGGYYLIRRAGIPYPFSQDSGAVSSERRE